The following nucleotide sequence is from Anaerolineae bacterium.
CAGCCGGCGCACCATCTCCTCGGTGATGATGGTGGAGCGGGTCATGGCCTGGTATTCCTCCATGGTCATGCCGTTCTGGCTGAGCCAGGCGCGGAAGGCTTCCTCACTGCCCACAGCGGCGATGTCGTTCTGGATGCGCTGTTGGATCACCTCATCCGTGACGGTGACGCCGGCGGCCTGCGCCGCCTGAGCGATAAGCATTTCATCTATCATCGCCTCCAGCACCTGCCGGCGGATCTGCTGGTCCAGCTCCTTGCCCGCCTCGCCCGAGAAATCATGCCCCTGGCCGATCATGGCGGCCTCGAAGCGGGCGACCTGCCGCTCGAACTCCTGCCGGCCGATGGGCTGTCCGTTGACCCGGGCGACGATATCCGCGGGCGGGGTGACGGCCGGCGTATTGGGGGCGGGTTCCTGGGTGACTAACTGGGCCTCCGCCGGCGATGGTTCGGCCGGCGCGCTCACGCCGCTGGCGGCACAGCCGGCCAGCAGGCCGGCGAGCAGGGCGATCAGCAGTAATCCTGCAATACCGCGATGGCGATTCATGAATGCGTTGTCTCCTGCAAGGCGAAATGTGGGCGGCGCGGGAGCCATCCTGCCTCACATTATACATAAAAGAGAAGGGGCGGGCAATAGATGGGCGCGAAAAGAGGACGCATTTCCTCGATAATTTACGTTAAAGTTGCGTTCGCAGGGGGTCAGTAGGTATAGGCACTACCGCCGATGAACTCGCGGATGAGGGAGGTCGGGGGGATGACCGATTCGTCCACCGCCGGCGGCACGGCGTGCAGGAGCCGGCAGACGCGTTCTGCCCGCAGATAGGCATCCTGCTTGAGCGGGTCGTCCCGATAGCGCTCCAGCCACTCCGGGCAGTAGCCGATCAGGCGCGGCCGCATGACCGCCACCTCATAGGCCAGGGCGCTGTTGATGATGCAGTCGGCGCGGTGGATATGCGGGATGATGTTGCGCAGTTCGCTGTTGCGCACGTAGTGCCAGTGCTCCAGGGTCTGGGTGGGGTTGTAGGAACGGAAGGCGGCATCGCGCACCATGCGGCGCATCAGGCGCAAATCGGACCAGCGGATGAACTGTCCGTTGGGGCCTTTCATCTGGAGCAAGGCCTCGACGTACAGGCGCATCATCTGCTCCTGCGGGATGCCCTGGGTCATGTCGGGGTACAGGCCGTGCAGGCTGTCGATGAGCAGTATCTGGCCGGCCTCCAGCCGGAGCGGCGTGACGGCGTCATAGCGCTTGCCGGTGCGGAAATCGTAATAGGGCATGCGGATTTCCTCGCCGGCCAACAGCCGGCGCAGGTGCTCGTTGACCAGCTCCAGGTCCAGCGCCTGCGGCGTCTCAAAGTCATAGTCCCCGAACTCATCTTTCGGGTGCAGTTCCCAGTCGAAGAAGTAGTTGTCCACGTGGAAGGGGACCAGGTTCAAGCCCTCTTTGGACAGGCGCTCCTTCAGCTTGATGGTGGTGGTGGTTTTGCCCGAGGCGGATGGGCCGGCGATGATGACCATGCGGATCTGGTCCTTGCGCGGCAGGATGTGCTGGACGGCGAAATCCAGCTCCGCCTGGTAGAACTCCTCGCACTCGCGCACGACTTCGGCGAACTCGCCGCGCTGGATGCGCTCGTTGAGGAGGGCCAGGGAGTGCAGTTCATGGTCCAAGGCCCAGACCAGAGCCTCCCACAGCTTGCGGTAGGGGATGTTGTTGGGATCGCGTTCCAGGCCGGCGGCCTCCAGGGCGCGCTGGCGGGCGCGTTCGGCGCGGTACAAGATATAGGCCTTGGCGGTGCGGGCGTGACCGTTCTCGATCAGCACTTTCTCGACGATGTCCTGGATTTCCTCCACGGTGGGGATGCGGCCCGGGGGGAAGGTCTGCTCCAGGATGGCCACCACCTGGTCGCTGAGGCGCTCCGCGATGGAGCGGTCGCGGCCGCCGACGGCGACGGCGGCGCGGTAGATGGCATTGGTGATGCGGTCCTTGTTGAAGGGCACCACTGCGCCACTGCGCTTCATGACGTGGGTGATCTTGGAGGACATGGTCCGTGCTCCATCCTCCTGAGTGCCTGCGGCCGGCGCATGAGAAACAAAAGGCGGGAGTGGATGGGAGTCGAACCCACCAGGGCCGCCTCAGCAGCGCCCCTCAGACGGTTTTGAAGACCGCGGAGCCCACCGGGACTCAACCACCCCCATCTATATGATACCCGGAAGGTGTCCGCGCGTCAAATGGCCGTTTTTCCTGCCTTGACAGCAGTGCCCCCACCTGTTACAATGATACGTGATAAGAGACATCTCTCCCCCAGCCTTTCGGTGTCGTT
It contains:
- a CDS encoding SurA N-terminal domain-containing protein, whose product is MNRHRGIAGLLLIALLAGLLAGCAASGVSAPAEPSPAEAQLVTQEPAPNTPAVTPPADIVARVNGQPIGRQEFERQVARFEAAMIGQGHDFSGEAGKELDQQIRRQVLEAMIDEMLIAQAAQAAGVTVTDEVIQQRIQNDIAAVGSEEAFRAWLSQNGMTMEEYQAMTRSTIITEEMVRRLANTLPQTMPQVHVRQILVATEAEAQALRQQLEAGADFAELARAHSLDESTRDQGGDLGFVPLGEGVLLPAVEEAVKGLSAGQIAGPIASPYGYYLVQVVEAVSEREVPAEIRQGLTQAHFQKWIEELRSQAQIERFLETQ
- a CDS encoding response regulator SirA, whose product is MSSKITHVMKRSGAVVPFNKDRITNAIYRAAVAVGGRDRSIAERLSDQVVAILEQTFPPGRIPTVEEIQDIVEKVLIENGHARTAKAYILYRAERARQRALEAAGLERDPNNIPYRKLWEALVWALDHELHSLALLNERIQRGEFAEVVRECEEFYQAELDFAVQHILPRKDQIRMVIIAGPSASGKTTTTIKLKERLSKEGLNLVPFHVDNYFFDWELHPKDEFGDYDFETPQALDLELVNEHLRRLLAGEEIRMPYYDFRTGKRYDAVTPLRLEAGQILLIDSLHGLYPDMTQGIPQEQMMRLYVEALLQMKGPNGQFIRWSDLRLMRRMVRDAAFRSYNPTQTLEHWHYVRNSELRNIIPHIHRADCIINSALAYEVAVMRPRLIGYCPEWLERYRDDPLKQDAYLRAERVCRLLHAVPPAVDESVIPPTSLIREFIGGSAYTY